Sequence from the Muntiacus reevesi chromosome 9, mMunRee1.1, whole genome shotgun sequence genome:
GAAGAAGGGCTAGTTCAAATTTATCTTGAAATGATGCTGCTtatccttttattattataaagcaACAGTTATACATATTAATTCATCAGAGGTCTTTAAAATCCTCGTTGTTTTAACCAAAGGTCTCTTCGTGATATACAAGCACAGAATTTCAATTGCTTTGGCAGACATAGACTTTGCTTTATTTCAAAGTTTGagtcaatttaaaaaacatgccttttaatttttgtgagaCCTCATAAAAtaattgggcttctcttgtggctcaactggtagaaaaatctgcctgcaatgcagaggtaccagttcaattcctgggttgggaatatctgctggagaaaTGTTAGGCTACCGCATCCAgccttcttggacttccctggtggctcagttggtaatggatccgcctgcaatgtgggagccctaggttcgatccctgggttgggaagatcgcctggagaagggaaagggtacccactccagtattctggcccggagcattccatggactatagagtccatggaacaCTGAGAAGGCTCTTCTTGAAAATTCAAGATGAAAAGCTCGGCTCTTTACCTAGGACCTTagagctttttcacttttccagtGCTCAGTAGGGGAAAATATGGTGTAAATGAGACTTGTAATGCTACCATGTCACGAGTAGGCCATGTATCCTCTGGTCTCTTTTCTGATTTTAGGAGTGTCAAGCCAATGATTGGAGGAGACAATATCACAGAGATCACTTATTTTATCCTCTTGGGATTCTCAGATTTTCCCAGAAGCATTGCAGTACTTTTCGCTGTATTCCTGGTGATATACATTTTGACCCTGACGTGGAACCTGTCGCTCATCACCTTAATAGGAAtagactcccacctccacacccccatgtacttcttcctcagtaaCCTGTCCTTCATGGATATCTGCTACGTGACTGCCACAGCCCCCAAGATGCTCTACGACTTCTTCCAGGAGCGGCAAACTATCACCTTTGTGGGTTGTGTTGTTCAGTACTTTGTATTTTCCACCATGGGGCTGAGTGAGTCTTGCCTCATGACTGCCATGGCTTATGACCGATATGCTGCCATTTGTAACCCACTCCTCTATTCCTCAGTCATGTCGCCAGCTCTCTGCGGTCGGATGGTGCTGGGATCCTACATGGCTGGACTCTCTGCTTCTATATCCCAATTGTGTTTCATGTTGCAGTTCCAGTTCTGTGGGCCTAATGTCAtcaaccacttcttctgtgacatgCCCCAGCTGTTAGTTCTGTCCTGCACCGACACGTTCTCTGTACAACTCTTcactgctttattgacaatgatCTTTGGGATAATAAATGTTTCTGTTATCATGATATCCTATGTCTACATTGTCATCTCCATCCTGAAGATCACTTCCGTGAAAGGCAGATCTAAAGCTTTCAACACCTGTGCTTCCCACCTGACCGCAGTGAGCCTCTTCTATACCTCAGGGATGTTTGTCTATTTGAGCTCCAGCTCCGGTGGTTCCTCCAGCTTTGACAGATTTGCATCGGTCTTCTACACGGTGATGATTCCCTTGCTGAATCCTTTGATTTACAGTCTGAGaaacaaggaaatcaaagatgCCTTGAAGAGGTTACGAAAGAAGAGAGGGTGTTGCTGAGGCCATAGACAGAGATTTCTGACAGATTTGTCTTTTTAGAATCATCTTAACCCTCAATAATATTCATACAAAGAACTATAAAATTCCTGGCTCCTTTGACAAAGACAGCTTAATTTGAAACACAATATGCCAATATGGACCAACAGCTGACTTGTTGCCACATGAACACCATATCTTTATATCCTCGAGGTTCATAGTTTTCATCCTCCATGAGGAGTGGCCtcaacatttattaatatatctGTAAGTATTTGTGAAACGTTAAGATTTAGAACCTTGCTACTTCTCCTTTGCTTCTGAAAAGGAGCCCTGTTCAATCTCAGGCTTCTGACCCTGAAGGAGAGGCAGCTGACATAGACCTCAGCAATGCACAAACCTTGTCTCCCAAATATTTGGATGTAGCATAATCCAGACGTGGTGATCACTGGTGTCCATTCTGGGTGTCTGACAAGAATGAAACGGAGCACAGAGGAGAAATGTGTCTTTGGACAGAAACAAGATTTACAATTGGCTTGGTTGTGCCCCTTGGGAAGACCAGTCTGAGACAGCTTATGCTTGTGCAAAGCCTCTTTTTGTGCTTAATATCTAATAAAATTTTGATTACATGTTAGTTTCCACCATCTGTATTTTAAGGAAGGAGGAGGTGATTTGAACCTAAACAGAAATGGAATGATGCAAGTGGTCCCTTCCGTGCCATTTACTCATGAGTCTGATGATATCATTTCTTGCAACTGGTATCCAGTGGGGATTTCTGATGGGAGATGATATTCAAAATCCATGTCACAGCCAATAGGAATTTCTGCCACTATGGTACTcaagcttttctttctcttctgccctACTTAGCCTGGAAAATTACTCTGTTTGACATAGCCAATGGGATCGGATCACCCAATTATTTCTGACCTCATAAGGATCTATTCAAATTTGATGTGAGGATACTTGTATGGGAAATTATTGTATTAACAGCACTACCGAATATTCAATATTGCAGGGAGtaaaaacaaatatggaaaactgaTATACATGTTTTCCCCCCATGTGTGTATGGTGTTTTATCTCCTAGAGATTTATGGCTGCATGCGGTGATATGTTGGTTGGAGTAGAACTGATAGTGTTGCTTAATGCTGATTATTCCCAGGAATCCTCAAGGACCAGGAGATGAAATAGTGGGATGGGCAGGGTTCTCAGTTGTCATCAGTTTCATTGGGGAAGAAAGATATAAAGCTTTTGGTCATTGTGGTCTGGttcaaaagaggaagaagaggtgtAGCAGCAATCGATCTTGATTTGAAACTTGAACAAACTGATATAAACCAGATGTCACTTACATTTACATATTATCCTTAGAGATTCACTGGGCTCTTAATGAATGTTTTGGAGGTCTCATTTTCAATGAGCTGCATGAATTATTCTGCTTAATTAAGGACTATCAATGCAGATGTATTTGAAGTCTTTGCCAAATCTTCCAtgagtatatacatgtataagatTTAGAAGGGGGGGGGGTGCTGTTGAAACTCTGGGAGAGCGTTTGGGGCTTATCCTGTGACAAGGAACCTGTAATATGAATAATGATGTTTTGTCCTCCCGTCCAGGTATTTGTGggtgctgtttagttgctcagt
This genomic interval carries:
- the LOC136175160 gene encoding olfactory receptor 5AN1-like; the protein is MIGGDNITEITYFILLGFSDFPRSIAVLFAVFLVIYILTLTWNLSLITLIGIDSHLHTPMYFFLSNLSFMDICYVTATAPKMLYDFFQERQTITFVGCVVQYFVFSTMGLSESCLMTAMAYDRYAAICNPLLYSSVMSPALCGRMVLGSYMAGLSASISQLCFMLQFQFCGPNVINHFFCDMPQLLVLSCTDTFSVQLFTALLTMIFGIINVSVIMISYVYIVISILKITSVKGRSKAFNTCASHLTAVSLFYTSGMFVYLSSSSGGSSSFDRFASVFYTVMIPLLNPLIYSLRNKEIKDALKRLRKKRGCC